Proteins from a single region of Deltaproteobacteria bacterium:
- a CDS encoding extracellular solute-binding protein produces MAKRGLITRREFVKAAGVGVVAAGVAPTIFIPRYAHGATKDLKILVWSHFVPRFDKEWYDSFAKKWGEANGINVTVDHIGLAEIPSRTAAEISAGQGHDLIEWIAPPSQFEPSVLDLGDVVKEAEKKYGKQHPLCRRSSYNPNTKKFYCFCPGWTIDPGSYRKSLWEKAGKGKGPEVWEDLITYGGKIKKEQGIQLGIGLSQELDSNMAARALLWSYDTAIQDAKENVILNNPKTVEATAYMARLFKESMVPEVFAWTAVSNNQALIAGRASYILNSISAYRSAQKEVPEIAKDIYFTPALKGPRGTGYSCEHVIYSYLVPQKAKNIENAKKFLLHLVGNYDQAMYYSELYNSPAFFDAPIPAGNRGYAAVPGAKRLRDLHNTWFTDDPFALPGEEKGKLAVLKDAEKWSTNVGHPGPANPAEGEVFATFVLPNMLANAARGMKAETAVEQAELLTKTIFAKWRKKKLVGGKS; encoded by the coding sequence ATGGCGAAACGCGGTTTGATCACGCGGCGCGAATTCGTGAAGGCCGCAGGTGTGGGCGTGGTCGCGGCGGGGGTCGCCCCCACGATCTTCATCCCGAGGTACGCGCACGGGGCGACGAAGGATCTGAAGATCCTCGTCTGGTCGCACTTCGTTCCCCGGTTCGACAAGGAGTGGTACGACAGCTTCGCGAAGAAGTGGGGCGAGGCCAACGGGATCAACGTCACGGTGGACCACATCGGGCTGGCGGAGATCCCCTCCCGCACCGCGGCGGAGATCTCCGCGGGGCAGGGGCACGACCTGATCGAGTGGATCGCTCCCCCGTCCCAGTTCGAGCCGAGCGTCCTCGACCTCGGTGACGTGGTGAAGGAGGCGGAGAAGAAGTACGGCAAGCAGCACCCGCTCTGCCGCAGGAGCTCCTACAACCCGAACACGAAGAAGTTCTACTGCTTCTGCCCCGGCTGGACGATCGACCCCGGCTCCTACCGGAAGAGCCTGTGGGAGAAGGCGGGGAAGGGGAAGGGCCCCGAAGTGTGGGAGGACCTCATCACCTACGGGGGGAAGATCAAGAAGGAGCAGGGGATCCAGCTCGGGATCGGCCTGTCGCAGGAGCTCGACTCGAACATGGCGGCCCGGGCGCTCCTGTGGTCCTACGACACCGCCATCCAGGACGCGAAGGAGAACGTGATCCTGAACAACCCGAAGACCGTGGAGGCGACCGCCTACATGGCCCGGCTGTTCAAGGAGTCGATGGTCCCCGAGGTATTCGCCTGGACCGCGGTGTCCAACAACCAGGCGCTGATCGCCGGCCGCGCCTCCTACATCCTGAACTCCATCTCGGCGTACCGCTCCGCGCAGAAGGAAGTCCCGGAGATCGCCAAGGACATCTACTTCACCCCCGCCCTCAAGGGGCCCCGCGGAACCGGGTACAGCTGCGAGCACGTGATCTACAGCTACCTGGTCCCCCAGAAGGCGAAGAACATCGAGAACGCCAAGAAGTTCCTGCTCCACCTCGTCGGCAACTACGACCAGGCGATGTACTACAGCGAGCTGTACAACTCCCCCGCGTTCTTCGACGCCCCGATCCCCGCCGGAAACCGCGGGTACGCCGCGGTGCCGGGCGCGAAGAGGCTGCGGGACCTCCACAACACCTGGTTCACGGACGACCCGTTCGCCCTCCCCGGCGAGGAGAAGGGAAAGCTGGCGGTCCTGAAGGACGCCGAGAAGTGGAGCACCAACGTCGGGCACCCCGGACCCGCAAACCCGGCCGAGGGCGAGGTGTTCGCGACGTTCGTCCTGCCCAACATGCTGGCCAACGCCGCCCGCGGCATGAAGGCGGAAACGGCGGTCGAGCAGGCCGAGCTGCTGACGAAGACCATCTTCGCCAAGTGGCGCAAGAAGAAGCTGGTGGGCGGAAAAAGCTAG
- a CDS encoding gamma carbonic anhydrase family protein, whose translation MRIRHKGKSPVLPPSVFVADGARIIGDVEIGEQSSVWFNAVIRGDILPIRIGRRTNIQDGCVLHTKDGFPLTIGDEVTFGHSVTAHGCAIGDLCLLGIGCVVLDGAVVGRGSVIGSGAVVPPGTVVPPNTLVMGVPGKLAKDLGPGSAERNRAFSDSYVKYALSYLEKEE comes from the coding sequence ATGCGGATCCGGCACAAGGGAAAGAGCCCCGTACTCCCCCCGTCCGTCTTCGTCGCGGACGGGGCGAGGATCATCGGCGACGTGGAGATCGGGGAACAGTCGAGCGTCTGGTTCAACGCGGTGATCCGGGGGGACATCCTCCCGATCCGGATCGGGAGGCGCACCAACATCCAGGACGGCTGCGTCCTGCACACCAAGGACGGATTCCCCCTGACGATCGGGGACGAGGTGACGTTCGGCCACTCCGTCACGGCCCACGGGTGCGCGATCGGGGACCTGTGCCTGCTCGGGATCGGGTGCGTGGTCCTCGACGGCGCGGTGGTCGGGCGGGGGAGCGTAATCGGCTCCGGCGCGGTCGTCCCTCCGGGGACCGTCGTTCCTCCGAACACGCTGGTGATGGGCGTCCCGGGGAAGTTGGCGAAGGATCTCGGTCCGGGGTCCGCGGAGAGGAACCGGGCGTTTTCCGACAGCTACGTGAAATACGCGCTTTCGTACCTGGAAAAGGAGGAGTGA
- a CDS encoding PaaI family thioesterase: protein MDRVEEIFRGDRLIQDFGMKLVEGREGYAKVSVVVEDRFLNAHSIGHGVLLFAVADAAFALSVNAAVDAVGVQWSINVFRAAKPGETVIGESRVIHKGRQSMVCELLVTAGDGRVLAKGQSTALPVSRAAYHADTGQKGG, encoded by the coding sequence ATGGACAGGGTGGAGGAGATCTTCCGCGGGGACCGGCTCATCCAGGATTTCGGGATGAAGCTGGTCGAGGGGCGGGAGGGGTACGCGAAGGTGTCGGTCGTCGTGGAGGACCGGTTCCTGAACGCGCACTCGATCGGCCACGGGGTCCTGCTGTTCGCCGTCGCGGACGCCGCGTTCGCCCTGTCCGTCAACGCCGCCGTGGACGCCGTCGGGGTCCAGTGGAGCATCAACGTCTTCCGCGCCGCGAAGCCCGGGGAGACGGTGATCGGGGAGTCCCGCGTCATCCACAAGGGGCGGCAGTCGATGGTGTGCGAGCTCCTCGTGACGGCGGGCGACGGGAGGGTCCTGGCCAAGGGCCAGTCCACGGCGCTACCGGTATCCCGCGCGGCGTATCACGCCGACACGGGGCAGAAGGGGGGCTGA